The Crassaminicella indica genomic interval TGCTGTATTCCCTGCTGTATTCCACATTGTATCCCCTGTTGCATTCCCTTTTTTTCTCTATGCTTAAATTCTTCTTCTAGCTTTCTTCCTAAATTGCTTACCATATCATCCACCTCCATTTCTGATACTTCTACCAGTAATCTATATATATTCTCTTTTTTCTCTCCTTCAAACCCATTCTTAAATATATTTAAAAGCCAACTTCTAAATGATTTTTCCTGCTCCTTTGTTGCACTACTTCTTATTATTCTTCCTATTAATTTAAGTCTTTTTATTATTTCTTCTATTTCTACATCTTGATCTAATAAAAATACACTACTTACTACATTTGCTATATTAAATAATTCTTCCTTATCCATTCTATTTACATCAAATAATAAATATTTAAAGTCTACAACATTTTCTTCGAATAATTCATATCCATTTAATATTTCTTTAAAGCTTCTTACTGCTGTCCATGTATTCTTTCCATTATATAATACTATCGGCACTATTACTGGTAATCTATAATTTTTTCTCTTCTTGATATTTTCATCTGTATTTTTAAGCTCATCTCTCCATATCTCCGTCATATACATCAAGAGCCTTATTGGCATTCTAAAGTCTACTCTCGATTGTAGCTCTAATAATACATAAAATATTACATCTTTTCCATCTATATTCACTTTATATACTATATCTGCTTCTTCCTCTTTAAAATCTTCTTGTATAAATTCTTTATCTATTAGTATTAAATTTTCTTCTTCTATTATATCTACCCATTCTTTTTTTACAAAACTTCTTAAAAAGTCTATAAACTTCTTCTCTATCAACACGACCGTCTCTACATGTGTTTTGATAGAAAAGTGATAAATTTTCGCAAAAAATAAAATTTACCTCCTTTTACCCCCTCTGCATTTAGAAATTTTTCTATATTTTGATTCAATAGAAAACACCTCATATATTTTTTGTATAAAGTGTATAATTTAGATATCTAAGGTCTTCAATATTATGAAAATTTGTGAAACATAATCCTTTTATTAGAATATACTCATTATCTAACCATTCTATATGAGAATTATCACCTTCGTCCCAACTCCAATATAATAATAGCCAAGTAGAAGGACAAGTAAGTAAATTAAAGCGAATTAAACACTCAATGTATGGAAGGTCAAAAATAGACTTACTTAAAAATAAAGCTATATTTCAAAGCTTATTTAACAACATAAAATAAACTATTTATCGGAAGAACCATTTTAGACTTGTAATTTATAAGTGCAAAAGTTGAGTTAATAATTATTTAAATCTCGTAATACTTTTAATTAATTCATGGCAGTTACTTATACTACGAAAGTATAATGCACTAAAAATTAATAACAATAATAATATACTATATATACTTATAAACTTTATTTTATCATTTCTTTTCAATTTAAAATAAGATTTATTTTTATATTTCTTAGTGAAATCATAGGTTTGATATATACTTATTGCGAAAATAATACATAACATAACCTTTCCTTTTAAACTTTTTGCTAATATAAACAAATATAATAAAAATGGCAATCCTAAATAACATATGATAGGAGATATTGTTTCTGCTATATAACCTCCATCAAGAGGTTTTACAGGAATTAAGTTTATTAGATTTAACATTATTGAAATAAAGCTTAACACAAAAAATGTAGTCTCCCCTGTAAACCAATAAATTACATAGTAAATAAATCCAAGTAGCCCTCCAAGCAAGGGGCCTCCTATTGCAACAATCGCATTTTCTTTGCAATTTTCAATATTTTCATGAAGTATATATGCTCCAAAAGGAGTAAATCCTCCAAAAACAACTTTTCGGTTTAAAAATCTTGCTGCAAAGTAATGTCCTAATTCATGTACAATAGGAATTAAAATATATCCTACTGCATAATAAAAATTAATAGCACCACCTAATACTACTATTGTTAAAAGAATTGTTAAAACATTAAACATTATCTTTTTAAGGCTTGCTTTCTTCGTTAAATTCATATTATCTTTCATATTATTAACTTCCTTTTCTAAATATTAGTTCATGAATTATACAACGATCCTAACACAAGGAGAAACACTAACATTATACTACATATACGTGAACTCTCCCTCCACTTGCTCACACTGAAGTGGGGGTTTCTTGGTGTATCCAAGAACTTTTCCTGCCTTCCATAACATCCCCACATTCACTACAAGTTTTTGATGATGGATACCATCTATCTATTTTATGAAGTTTTCTTCCATACCACTTTGCTTTATATTCAAGTATAGTAACAAATTTATACGTATCCGTCAAAAAATAGATGCATAGAAAATAAATTTAATACCTAATAAAATTTAATCCAGTATGAGAATTATCTCTTACTGGATTGATCCTTTTTTAGTTCAATTTTTAGTTCTTTTGGGAGTTCAATGGCCCAAGGAAAAAGCTTACCATGCTCTTCTCTAAGCTTTTTTTCGATTTCATAAATCTTCCCAGTCAATAGCTGGTGATTCTTCCTTCATAACAGATAACTCCTACTATACAATAGATTTTGTTATCTGTTATTCTAGCAAAGTAAAGTACAAACTACTAGGCAGAAAATCTTTGACGGTTACAATTATTTAGTGCGACAGCACCTTTTCACTTATTAGAAAAGCAGTTCTGCATTCTATATTTATTAGGTGTTATACCATAATAACTTTTAAATATACCAGAAAAATGCCCATTATTTTTATAACCGAGTTGCTTTGCAATGGAAGTAATAGTATCTTCTGTATTAAGTAATAATGTTAAAGCTGCATTCATTCTCAAATCTTTTAAATATTGATATGGAGTAGTTCCGAAATATTGTTTAAAAGCAAGTAAGAATCTAGAAGTACTCATTTTAGCTATAGTGGATAATTCATCAAGAGATGGATAATTCCCTATATTATTTTTTAAATACTTTTCACATTTTACCAGTAATCTTTTATCTGTTTTAGTGAGTCTCACAGAAATATGTTTTTTTTCCCACTTCTCTGTACAATCATGTGTCACATTATATAATATTTCTAATATTTTACTTTCTGTGTATATCAATTGCGGTATTCCTTTTACTGTACAATTTCTAATCTTATTAAATATAAAATTCAGTTCTGGTGAGGAAGGAATACGAGAAAGGTATTTAAAAGCTGTTTTAAAATCTTTATAACTTCCATAACGTCTTTTAAGAAATTTATCAAAATATTCTTTTGTTAAAATAATTTTAGTAAATTTCACAGGTTGATTTTTTGAACAATAAACATGAACTAATTTATTTGTATTAATAAAACAAAAAATGCCTGGAACTACTTTTTTTAGATTTCTTTTTCCAACTTTGTATAAGCTTGAAGTAGTATAAAATTTGCTGATTTCAATATAATCTTGTTGAATTTCTGAAACTTTTTCAAAATTATAATTTGGTTTATAATCGGCATTTAAAATAATAAAATCTCCCTTAGATGCAAATATACGAAGAAATCCTTTTCCAAAACTTGAATCCATGCAATAATATTTTTCAAATTCTGTTGAAAGTTCAGGGACTAGTACAAAGTTCATATTTGGTAGTGATTTCAAAAAATAATCCACAATGCTATTGATAATTATTATCACCCCTTATAGTTATATTAACACAAATAAATATCAAAATAAAGTATATTTTAATCACAAAATAATAAAAAAAGTTTATTTACTCATGCCTAAAATCATTGAAAATAAAGCTTTTACACAGAAGTACACAAAACACAATTTATAAATTTAAATTACTTTCAATATTTTTTAATTGGATATAAAATGTAGGATGAATAGATGAAAACTTTTAGATAAGATTTCTATTTTGGAGTGTTTTACAAACTATATTATACAAGGAGGTTTAAAACAAATGAAAGAAAATCCAAGGATTTTAATGATGAAAAAAGGAGATATTACAAAAACTTTATTCAAATTAGGAATACCAATGGTAATAACTATGTTTGTAATGGCATTGTATAATGTTGTTGATACTTATTTTGTATCTAATTTGGGAACTCAACAATCTGGAGCTGTATCTGTAGCTTTCCCAATATCTTTTTACTTTTCAGGGGTAGGATTAACTTTTGGTGTAGGAGCTGCATCTTATATTTCTAGACTATTAGGTGCTAAAGAATTGAAAAAAGCAAATCAGGTCGCATCTGTAGCATTTTATACTACTGGAATAATAGGAGTTATTCTAATGGCAATGTTCTTTATTTTTGTAGAAAAAATATTGATTTTTATGGGAGCAACTGAAACTATATTACCATATGCACTTAAGTATGCACATTTTTTTATAATAAGTATGTTATTTACAACAATAAATGTATGTTCAGGAAATTTGGCAATAGCTCAAGGTGAGGCAAAAATTACACTTAAAGCTATGATTCTTGGGTCAGTTCTTAATATTATACTTGATCCTATTATGATAAAAAATATGAATATGGGAGTTAGAGGAGCTGCATTAGCAACTCTTATCTCACAAATTATAACTACTTTTGTTTATTTTAAATTTTTCTTTAGAAAGAAAAGTTGTGTTAAAATGAAGTGGAAAGAATTTAAACCAAGCTCTGAAATATATGGACAAATTATTAAAGTTGGTATTTCTATGTTACTTTTACAAGCACTTACTGGATTTTCAATGTCTTTGATTTCAAAAAATGCAAGTGCTTTTGGTGATGCAGCAGTATCAGCTATGGGAATTGTACTTAGAGTAATAATTCTTGGTACCAATGTTATTTTTGGATTTATGAAAGGATATCAACCTTTTGTAGGTTATAATTATGGAGCGAAAAATTATAATAGAGTGAAAAATATTACAAAGAAAGCAATTAAGATATCTACAATATATTGTATAGTATGGATGATAATTATAATATTGTTTTCAAAAAATATTATGAGTATTATGATTAATGATCCTGAGGTCATACGTATAGGAACA includes:
- a CDS encoding Rpn family recombination-promoting nuclease/putative transposase, whose translation is MIEKKFIDFLRSFVKKEWVDIIEEENLILIDKEFIQEDFKEEEADIVYKVNIDGKDVIFYVLLELQSRVDFRMPIRLLMYMTEIWRDELKNTDENIKKRKNYRLPVIVPIVLYNGKNTWTAVRSFKEILNGYELFEENVVDFKYLLFDVNRMDKEELFNIANVVSSVFLLDQDVEIEEIIKRLKLIGRIIRSSATKEQEKSFRSWLLNIFKNGFEGEKKENIYRLLVEVSEMEVDDMVSNLGRKLEEEFKHREKKGMQQGIQCGIQQGIQQGKKEMVRNLLLLGVDVEKIIKASELSKEDIEKIKREIN
- a CDS encoding site-2 protease family protein, whose amino-acid sequence is MKDNMNLTKKASLKKIMFNVLTILLTIVVLGGAINFYYAVGYILIPIVHELGHYFAARFLNRKVVFGGFTPFGAYILHENIENCKENAIVAIGGPLLGGLLGFIYYVIYWFTGETTFFVLSFISIMLNLINLIPVKPLDGGYIAETISPIICYLGLPFLLYLFILAKSLKGKVMLCIIFAISIYQTYDFTKKYKNKSYFKLKRNDKIKFISIYSILLLLLIFSALYFRSISNCHELIKSITRFK
- a CDS encoding zinc ribbon domain-containing protein, whose protein sequence is MTDTYKFVTILEYKAKWYGRKLHKIDRWYPSSKTCSECGDVMEGRKSSWIHQETPTSV
- a CDS encoding helix-turn-helix domain-containing protein, coding for MKSLPNMNFVLVPELSTEFEKYYCMDSSFGKGFLRIFASKGDFIILNADYKPNYNFEKVSEIQQDYIEISKFYTTSSLYKVGKRNLKKVVPGIFCFINTNKLVHVYCSKNQPVKFTKIILTKEYFDKFLKRRYGSYKDFKTAFKYLSRIPSSPELNFIFNKIRNCTVKGIPQLIYTESKILEILYNVTHDCTEKWEKKHISVRLTKTDKRLLVKCEKYLKNNIGNYPSLDELSTIAKMSTSRFLLAFKQYFGTTPYQYLKDLRMNAALTLLLNTEDTITSIAKQLGYKNNGHFSGIFKSYYGITPNKYRMQNCFSNK
- a CDS encoding MATE family efflux transporter is translated as MKENPRILMMKKGDITKTLFKLGIPMVITMFVMALYNVVDTYFVSNLGTQQSGAVSVAFPISFYFSGVGLTFGVGAASYISRLLGAKELKKANQVASVAFYTTGIIGVILMAMFFIFVEKILIFMGATETILPYALKYAHFFIISMLFTTINVCSGNLAIAQGEAKITLKAMILGSVLNIILDPIMIKNMNMGVRGAALATLISQIITTFVYFKFFFRKKSCVKMKWKEFKPSSEIYGQIIKVGISMLLLQALTGFSMSLISKNASAFGDAAVSAMGIVLRVIILGTNVIFGFMKGYQPFVGYNYGAKNYNRVKNITKKAIKISTIYCIVWMIIIILFSKNIMSIMINDPEVIRIGTKALKINTAMFFTFGFQFTYATLYLSMGRALAGGILNIGRQGLFLIPIVMILPRLLALDGVIYAQPAADIISTLITIPLAIKVKNELNISNKLSIKNN